The following proteins are encoded in a genomic region of Cryptomeria japonica chromosome 11, Sugi_1.0, whole genome shotgun sequence:
- the LOC131860116 gene encoding F-box/kelch-repeat protein At1g15670-like: MGSLFPGLPDEIGLECLLRLELKSFHNVRRVCKRWNAILKKPKFYQERKRLKISEQRICMLQKVDGICDRVAVYDLNKNSCKSLPPIPTQINGVWHFHFVKQNLVLIKDVFCDSTRSCVWLYDFRNGGLNWREGAKMPVGLQNGFASAADEHRGLIYVVGGFGDDTFNSPVRSAFVYNVEEDKWDVLPDMNTYLDLLFRCFCGRQVLCNG; the protein is encoded by the coding sequence ATGGGATCTCTGTTTCCTGGTCTTCCAGATGAAATTGGGTTGGAATGCCTGCTGAGGTTGGAGTTGAAGTCCTTTCACAATGTCAGACGTGTCTGCAAAAGGTGGAACGCCATATTGAAAAAACCCAAATTTTATCAAGAAAGAAAAAGATTGAAGATTTCCGAGCAACGGATTTGTATGCTCCAGAAAGTAGACGGCATTTGCGACAGAGTAGCGGTATACGATCTGAATAAAAACTCGTGCAAAAGTCTGCCTCCTATTCCCACACAAATTAACGGCGTCTGGCACTTCCATTTCGTGAAACAAAACCTCGTTTTGATCAAGGATGTGTTTTGCGATTCTACAAGAAGTTGTGTGTGGTTGTACGATTTTCGGAATGGTGGTTTGAATTGGCGAGAGGGTGCCAAAATGCCAGTGGGTTTGCAGAATGGATTTGCCTCCGCAGCTGATGAGCACCGGGGACTAATTTATGTGGTTGGAGGGTTTGGTGATGATACGTTTAACAGCCCGGTCCGTAGCGCTTTTGTTTACAATGTGGAGGAGGATAAGTGGGATGTTCTCCCCGACATGAACACCTATCTGGACCTTCTTTTTAGGTGCTTTTGTGGACGGCAAGTTTTATGTAATGGGTGA